In Saccharomyces eubayanus strain FM1318 chromosome XIV, whole genome shotgun sequence, the sequence gcagcTTCTTCACTTGGGTTCTTATCTGGATGGAATTTTAGCGCGCACTTTCTATAAGCTTTCTTGATTTCGACATCGGTGGCGGTGACAGAAACGCCTAGAATATCGTAAAATTTAGTTTCTTTAACCATCTTTGGACGTTTGTTATTAATATTGGAAGTAGAATTCAGCTTGGGAAATTTTTAATAATGTTCTATCAAATGATATggaaacaaataaataaaaaagaagtatGAAGCAGTTATCAAATTAGATGCTTGTTCGAACCTGAGAAGTATGGGAAAAGACTTTTTGAGAACCTTTACTTTCAAAGATAAATCGTACTCTCTATTAAACAAGAATTACGTAGTCAATACTTAAATGTAGTGGTCATACACACTTCTTATAAGTACGTGGATCAATCTTCAAATTAAATACTTTCCGTGCTGTCGATGCTCTATtagcttttctttcttttttcaagaaatgaaaaaattttctatttcttcGATGGCCTTCTATAACTTAGTACGAAACAAGTTCGTCACGTGCCTATCACGTGGGCAACATGATTGTAATCAGCACCGTATATATACTGTCATATGCCGGATATGCTTAAGATGCCTAGCTTAGTGCGGTGTATAGGAAGTTTCTCTGTGAATAGGCTATTTTGTCTTGCCCTGGCTTTGCAATTTAGCGCTTGAGTGTTTGGAAATATAATCAAAATAGGCCCTTTTCCCTTAAAGCTTGGACAGAGCCTGCTTAGATGAAATAAGCTAAAAAAAGCCGGCAAAGAAGATTGCAATGCCTCGAATATCTCCATCGCTGCTAAAAAAGGCCTCGAGTATACGGCCCGGCTTGCACCTTTTGCTCCCTGAGTGTAGAAGTCTCCAACAAGCCACACTCGAGTACAAATGGCTTAGTGAAGAACTGCCTCCAGAAAAATCCATCCTGTGGGCCTGTTTACAGAGATACAACCATGTCCCATTACAGTACATCTTGGGTTCGCAACCATTTGGTACTTTGGACATTATCTGTAAGCCAGGTGTTCTTATACCAAGATGGGAAACTGAGGAATGGGTGATGGAGCTAATAACAACTATAAACAATTCAACACTCTTCAACCATGAGACTCCTTTGCATATTTGTGATACCTGTACTGGAACAGGGTGTATTGCTCTTGCTTTGAATCATGGTATACCGAATTCTACCTTCACAGCCATTGATATCTCGAAGAAAGCGATTGACTTGGTCAAACTAAATATACTAAAGAACAAAGTGGGCAAAGGCAGGCTTATACAACGAAATATATTAACTTCAACCCCTAGCAATGTCCCTCCACTTCATATAGACATACTTACTGGCAATCCTCCCTATATTCGAAAGCGTGATTTTAACAGAGATGTCAAGACCTCTGTAAGGCTGTTCGAACCGAAACTAGCACTAGTGGGTGAGCTtgaattttatcaaaatctAGTAGAACACTGGCTATCAAAAACCGATTCCTTCTTTTATGAGATTGGCGATACTGGTCAGTTTGATTATGTAGAAACTCGTATTAAAAGCGATTCTAAGCTGAGCCAAAGTTGGTCCATCGGCTTGAAATATGACTCTAATGGTAAACCAAGGGTTGTATATGGGTTCAAAAACAACTCCAAAGGAGCCAGGTTACTTCCgctctttgaaaattttgggACATTGAAGCATCTTGCAACTACTGAGACTGGAGCTAAgtagatatatatacttacaTATCTATACATTTACAGACAGGTACGCTGTGAATTCAAACGTTTTACCGGCATCTATactttttgctttttagCATCGTGTTCTCCAATAGCAGCACTGGTAGACTCGACTTCCACCGTAGCTTCTGAGATCGGTTCAGGGGCAGGTATAACCTTGTGACACCACATAAGGTATCCACCACCACCTTTCATGGTCATTAAGGGATGTAACTTTCCTCTTATGCTTTGGTATGGTCTACATCTGACCTCCAAAATGGATGGCGCTAAAAACCTCAAATCAGAGTATAAAGTATGAGCCAGTTCCAACAAGGTCTCTTTGAATTGGCCATAACATACAATAGGCCTTGAACCATGAACCTTCTCGGCTAACTTCGGTACCACTGTTGGTAAATGTAATGTAGTTGCCACTACAAGACCATCGTATAAAAACTTTCCTGTTAAATCCATGACTTGTAATTGTGTGTTATACCACCTTAGTCTACGATAGTATGAATTCTTCTTACCACCTTTCAATGCACgtgcttcttctttaggCAATGGTGTGAATCTCTCCTGAATTTCCTCCAGCGTGGGtggttcaaaaaaatctaataACGAAATGGTATGCACATGTTCCTTGATGAATTTCTCAGAATAATTAGCAAACTTCAGTAGATCCAGGTTGGCGTGTTCGTTT encodes:
- the MTQ1 gene encoding S-adenosylmethionine-dependent methyltransferase, with product MPRISPSLLKKASSIRPGLHLLLPECRSLQQATLEYKWLSEELPPEKSILWACLQRYNHVPLQYILGSQPFGTLDIICKPGVLIPRWETEEWVMELITTINNSTLFNHETPLHICDTCTGTGCIALALNHGIPNSTFTAIDISKKAIDLVKLNILKNKVGKGRLIQRNILTSTPSNVPPLHIDILTGNPPYIRKRDFNRDVKTSVRLFEPKLALVGELEFYQNLVEHWLSKTDSFFYEIGDTGQFDYVETRIKSDSKLSQSWSIGLKYDSNGKPRVVYGFKNNSKGARLLPLFENFGTLKHLATTETGAK